Part of the Cereibacter sphaeroides 2.4.1 genome, GACCGCCCTGAAACAGCTCCAGCGCCCGCATCACCTGCCGACCCGCGGGGATCGCCGGGTTGAGCGTGTCGGCGGGGTTCTGAAACACCATCTGCATGGCCGCGGTGAGGTCCCGCGGGCGCCTGCCTGCGGGCCGGTCCTGCACCTCCACCCCCTTGAGCCGGATGGTCCCGGCATCCGCGCGCTCCAGCCCCATCAGAAGCCGGGCCAGAGTGCTCTTGCCGCAGCCGGATTCGCCGACGATGGCGAGGGTCTCTCCCTCTTGCGCGGTGAATGTCGCCTCCTCCAGCGCATGGACCGTTCCGCGGGCGGTGCCGAACCTGCGTGTCAGGCCCTCCACCTCAAGGATCGGGCCGCCGATGTTGGGGTCGGGCAGGGTCGAGGCCGCCTCGGGGTCGCCTCCGATCTCGCGCCAGCGCAGGCACCGGACCGCAGCGTCGGGCGTCACCGTCTCGAGAGGCACGGGATCCCGGTCGCAGAGACCCGGGCGCACATGGGCGCAGCGCGGGGCGAAGTCGCAGCCCGGCGGGCGGTCCTGCGGCAGCGGCTGACTGCCCGCCAGCGGCGCCGGCGGACGGCGGGCCGCGTCGATCCGGGGCAGGGCCGCGAGGAGCGCCTGCGTGTAGGGATGCCGCGCCTTCTCGAAAATCCCCGCGACCGGGCCCGCCTCGACGAGCCTTCCGGCATAGAGCACGGCAAGCCGGTCGCAGATCCCCGCCATCAGCGCCAGATCGTGCCCGATGAACAGCATCGCCGTGCCGCGCGTCCGGCGGATATCGCGCAGGAGCGCCATGATCTCGGCCTCGACCGTCACGTCGAGCGCCGTCGTCGGCTCGTCGAGGATCAGAAGCCGCGGCTCGGCCATCAGCGCCATGGCGAGGGCGACGCGCTGCAGTTGCCCGCCCGAAAGCTGGTGCGGATAGGCCGCGAGCAGCCGGTCGGGATCGGGCAGGCGCAGCTCCTCGAGCGCCCGGCGCGCGGCGGTGCTGGCCTCGGCGCGCGAGACGCGGCCATGCAGGCGCGGCACCTCGGCCAGCTGGGCGCCGATCCGCATCGACGGGTTGAGCGCGGCCATCGGCTCCTGCCCCACCAGCGCGATGCCCGCGCCGCGCAGGGCGCGCCACTGCCGCTCGGCAAGGCCGCGCAGCTCGCGGCCCTCGAAGCGGAGGCTGCCCGTCTCGATCCGGCCCCCGGGACCGAGGTCGCCCATGATGGCCAGCGCCGTCGTGCTCTTGCCGCTGCCCGACTCGCCCGCAAGGCCCAGCACCTCGCCCGGGCCAATGCGCAGCGTCAGATCCTCCACCACCCGGCGCGATCCGAAGCGCACCGTCAGCCCATCCAGCGCCAGCACCGGTTCAGTCATCGCGCGCCACCGTGCGGAGCGCGTCGGCCAGCAGGTTCAGCCCGAGGACGAGGCTCAGGAGCGCGAGCGCGGGCACGACCGCGGCGTGCGGATAGATCGCCAGAAAGCGCCGACCGTCGTTGATGGTCGAGCCCCAGTCGGGGCTTTCGGGCGAGACGCCCAGCCCGAAGAAGCCCAGCGTGCCGAGAAGGATCGTGGTGTAGCCGACCCTCAGGCAGGCATCGACGATCAGCGGGCCGCGGGCATTGGGCAGGATCTCCCAGAGCATGATGAACCACGGGCCCTCGCCGCGGGTGCGCGCCGCCGCCACATAATCGCGGTGCCTGAGGTCGAGGGCGAGGCCCCGGACGATGCGGAAGGCGGTGGGGGCATTCACGAAGACGACCGCCACGAAGACGGTGAGGAGCCCGGGCTCGAGCCGCCAGAGGCCCGAAGGGTCCGCATCGAGCGCGAGGCCCGCCCAGATCCAGAGCCCGGGGCCGAGGATCGCGGCGAGACCCAGAGCCCAGGGGCCTGCCCGCGTGCGGAAGCGGCTGTGCCAGAGCAGGACGAGGAACAGGAGCGGCATGAGGAACAGGACCGCGGCGATGATGCGGGGCAGCGCGGTCTGCCGGATCTCGGGCGTGACGAGCAGGTAGAAGAGCAGGATGACCGGAAAGGCCAGCACCAGATTGGCGAGAAA contains:
- a CDS encoding dipeptide ABC transporter ATP-binding protein; its protein translation is MTEPVLALDGLTVRFGSRRVVEDLTLRIGPGEVLGLAGESGSGKSTTALAIMGDLGPGGRIETGSLRFEGRELRGLAERQWRALRGAGIALVGQEPMAALNPSMRIGAQLAEVPRLHGRVSRAEASTAARRALEELRLPDPDRLLAAYPHQLSGGQLQRVALAMALMAEPRLLILDEPTTALDVTVEAEIMALLRDIRRTRGTAMLFIGHDLALMAGICDRLAVLYAGRLVEAGPVAGIFEKARHPYTQALLAALPRIDAARRPPAPLAGSQPLPQDRPPGCDFAPRCAHVRPGLCDRDPVPLETVTPDAAVRCLRWREIGGDPEAASTLPDPNIGGPILEVEGLTRRFGTARGTVHALEEATFTAQEGETLAIVGESGCGKSTLARLLMGLERADAGTIRLKGVEVQDRPAGRRPRDLTAAMQMVFQNPADTLNPAIPAGRQVMRALELFQGGLSAPTLRARLTDLLNLVRLSPALGSRMPRALSGGQRQRMGIARALAGDPAVLVADEPVSALDASVQAAVIGTLLELQRTRRATLLFISHDLALVRQIADRVMVLYLGRIMEIGPADRIFGALCHPYTRALLDAAPRPDPGAPPPTPLTGEKPSALTPPSGCPFHSRCPRRAEVPGTLCEEGLPPLAEVAPGHRIRCHLPPERLRS
- a CDS encoding ABC transporter permease, with protein sequence MEALGWIEILGRMVLRFAPVWAGLALILGLGWRARARLGPAGRLFGSGAGLAGLTLVLFWVLTALFADLIATHDPLAQLSGLKNAMPGSPAGGSAYPVYLLGGDSLARDCFSRMVVGARRVLAIAPAATLCALAVGMLLGLPAGFVGGRLDAALSFLANLVLAFPVILLFYLLVTPEIRQTALPRIIAAVLFLMPLLFLVLLWHSRFRTRAGPWALGLAAILGPGLWIWAGLALDADPSGLWRLEPGLLTVFVAVVFVNAPTAFRIVRGLALDLRHRDYVAAARTRGEGPWFIMLWEILPNARGPLIVDACLRVGYTTILLGTLGFFGLGVSPESPDWGSTINDGRRFLAIYPHAAVVPALALLSLVLGLNLLADALRTVARDD